From Theileria annulata chromosome 1, complete sequence, *** SEQUENCING IN PROGRESS ***, one genomic window encodes:
- a CDS encoding uncharacterized protein (Signal peptide predicted for TA20215 by SignalP 2.0 HMM (Signal peptide probability 0.980, signal anchor probability 0.011) with cleavage site probability 0.760 between residues 26 and 27), translated as MAKKFTSMNKIHALLFFVLATVQVKGFGLHKFIPGSLLENPIDPEVRCGPWGYWTPCNHNNNKSRVRACRYRRGEAPHYPNRGDLSESEWQIYEQYFRIFGQKDTEEYVHMPDIQSVSCQYGENVTPSQGGGNNSGEIPRLKIDFTTFDQDQSESQKNFHNGRHDSSDNFKIEHEVQEIDRIKEVDSHKSPNKSVRLPDDPPVDSADVNLSPNKQETEKQRDLKRQGKGRKKEGKGRKREGKGRKREGKVRKRRSKDRKNEEGGISAEEREQRRQRREERERKKQERLRKQEEERLEQERLEKERLAEQERLDIEEKIRFAQEVQKRLAREETERLKKERLEQERLEKERLEKERLRKLEEERLEKERLEQERLEQAGIEEEQKRLEQERLAIEEQEKLEKERIRKEEERLEQERLEKERLAEQERLDIEEKIRFAQEVQKRLAREETERLKKERLEQERLEKERLEKERLEQQRQEQERLRKLEERLEQERLAIEEQERLEKERIEQERIRKLEEQRLEKERLAEKERLDIEEKIRFAQEVQKRLAREETERLKKERLEQERLEKERLEKERLEQQRQEQERLRKLEERLEKERIHEEQERLEKERIEQERIRKLEEQRLEKERLAEKERLDIEEKIRFAQEVQKRLAREETERLKKERLEQERLEKERLEKERLEQQRQEQERLRKLEERLEKERIHEEQERLEKERIEQERIRKLEEQRLEKERLAEKERLDIEEKIRFAQEVQKRLAREETERLKKERLEQERLEKERLEKERLRKQEEERLEKERLSGINVGNKRSGDYDIPAFVPSISADEFSVDGEEEDDDYEDELPLIPASIDRIKSGISQSDVEIKPPFSGHNFPEGGLSPINPSESSTEFEIPAEHSVSVSDYQKSMNKSDFPDSKLNLPDSRSDLKVPDSPTHPTTGNNVGENDVKDMKSEELSGSFKEPESKHIKSTTRLSEVSKVSNVLPIEKHEPESEDKISNDTMKEVGTGVDLGSKSHSDTDEHKLPEEEETATNDTDEHKLPEEEETATNDTEDEGSEKRIGELESKESSSQIYPHEVATHTPEPKSIKQEHFEDEESIDDESDVSSEHDDEETNYNNPKPEREPEPEPNPELEREEEFDNMKKDEESEGKFSRGAKIAGGVIGALIAIGAAGTGYHFKTKGRVEGGEIDEIDFDYTEAGDSDEVETAVLITEDVWENEV; from the exons atggctaaaaaatttacatctatgaataaaattcatGCTCTCTTGTTTTTTGTTT tgGCAACGGTTCAAGTAAAGGGGTTTGGACTACACAAATTTATTCCAGGCTCTCTGTTAGAAAATCCTATTGACCCTGAGGTGAGATGTGGTCCTTGGGGGTATTGGACTCCTTGTAACCACAACAATAATAAGAGCAGGGTACGGGCTTGTAGGTACAGGCGGGGAGAAGCACCTCATTATCCGAACAGAGGTGATTTGAGTGAATCAGAATGGCAAATCTATGAGCAGTATTTTAGGATTTTTGGTCAAAAGGATACTGAGGAATATGTTCATATGCCTGATATACAAAGTGTCTCCTGCCAGTATGGTGAGAATGTCACTCCTTCTCAAGGCGGCGGTAACAATTCTGGTGAAATTCCAAGGCTAAAAATAGATTTCACAACCTTTGATCAGGATCAGTCTGAATCACAGAAAAACTTTCACAATGGTCGCCACGACTCGTCAGACAATTTCAAAATTGAACACGAAGTTCAGGAAATTGACCGTATAAAAGAAGTTGATAGTCACAAATCACCCAATAAATCTGTTAGATTACCCGATGATCCCCCTGTTGATAGCGCCGACGTTAACTTATCCCCAAACAAACAGGAAACTGAGAAACAGAGGGATCTAAAGAGACAAGGAAAAGGTAGAAAAAAGGAAGGCAAGGGGAGAAAACGTGAAGGGAAAGGACGTAAAAGGGAAGGAAAGGTAAGAAAGAGAAGAAGTAAGGACAgaaaaaatgaagaagGGGGAATATCAGCAGAAGAAAGGGAACAAAGGAGGCAAAGGAGAGAAGAAAGAGAACGAAAGAAGCAAGAAAGGCTTCGTAAACAAGAAGAAGAGAGACTGGAACAGGAACGCCTAGAAAAAGAACGTTTAGCTGAACAGGAACGTTTAGATATAGAGGAAAAAATACGTTTTGCTCAAGAGGTTCAAAAACGTTTAGCTAGAGAAGAAACCGAACGCCTAAAAAAGGAACGTTTAGAACAAGAAAGACTTGAGAAGGAACGGCTTGAAAAAGAAAGACTACGCAAACTAGAGGAAGAACGTTTAGAAAAAGAGCGTCTAGAACAAGAACGACTAGAACAAGCAGGTATTGAAGAGGAACAAAAACGTCTAGAGCAGGAACGCCTAGCTATAGAAGAACAAGAAAAACTGGAAAAGGAGAGGATCCGCAAAGAAGAAGAGAGACTGGAACAGGAACGCCTAGAAAAAGAACGTTTAGCTGAACAGGAACGTTTAGATATAGAGGAAAAAATACGTTTTGCTCAAGAGGTTCAAAAACGTTTAGCTAGAGAAGAAACCGAACGCCTAAAAAAGGAACGTTTAGAACAAGAAAGACTTGAGAAGGAAAGGCTAGAAAAAGAGAGATTAGAACAACAACGTCAAGAACAGGAGAGATTACGTAAATTGGAAGAACGACTAGAGCAGGAACGCCTAGCTATAGAAGAACAAGAAAGACTGGAAAAGGAGCGTATTGAACAGGAGAGGATCCGCAAACTTGAGGAGCAGCGTTTAGAAAAAGAACGTTTAGCTGAAAAGGAACGTTTAGATATAGAGGAAAAAATACGTTTTGCTCAAGAGGTTCAAAAACGTTTAGCTAGAGAAGAAACCGAACGCCTAAAAAAGGAACGTTTAGAACAAGAAAGACTTGAGAAGGAAAGGCTAGAAAAAGAGAGATTAGAACAACAACGTCAAGAACAGGAGAGATTACGTAAATTGGAAGAACGACTGGAAAAGGAGAGGATCCACGAAGAACAAGAAAGACTGGAAAAGGAGCGTATTGAACAGGAGAGGATCCGCAAACTTGAGGAGCAGCGTTTAGAAAAAGAACGTTTAGCTGAAAAGGAACGTTTAGATATAGAGGAAAAAATACGTTTTGCTCAAGAGGTTCAAAAACGTTTAGCTAGAGAAGAAACCGAACGCCTAAAAAAGGAACGTTTAGAACAAGAAAGACTTGAGAAGGAAAGGCTAGAAAAAGAGAGATTAGAACAACAACGTCAAGAACAGGAGAGATTACGTAAATTGGAAGAACGACTGGAAAAGGAGAGGATCCACGAAGAACAAGAAAGACTGGAAAAGGAGCGTATTGAACAGGAGAGGATCCGCAAACTTGAGGAGCAGCGTTTAGAAAAAGAACGTTTAGCTGAAAAGGAACGTTTAGATATAGAGGAAAAAATACGTTTTGCTCAAGAGGTTCAAAAACGTTTAGCTAGAGAAGAAACCGAACGCCTAAAAAAGGAACGTTTAGAACAAGAAAGACTTGAGAAGGAACGGCTTGAAAAAGAAAGACTACGTAAACAGGAGGAAGAACGTTTAGAAAAGGAGAGATTATCTGGCATAAATGTTGGAAATAAAAGATCGGGTGATTATGACATTCCAGCGTTTGTGCCGTCAATAAGTGCTGACGAATTTTCAGTTGATGGTGAAGAAGAGGATGATGATTATGAAGATGAGTTACCTCTGATTCCAGCATCTATTGACAGAATAAAGTCTGGGATTTCTCAAAGTGATGTGGAAATTAAGCCACCCTTCAGTGGTCATAATTTTCCCGAAGGAGGTTTGTCCCCAATTAACCCAAGTGAGTCTTCCACTGAATTTGAAATTCCAGCTGAACATTCGGTTTCAGTTTCAGACTACCAAAAATCAATGAACAAGTCTGATTTCCCAGATTCAAAACTTAATTTACCAGATTCAAGGTCAGATTTAAAGGTGCCTGATTCACCAACGCATCCAACAACTGGTAATAATGTGGGTGAAAATGATGTTAAGGATATGAAAAGTGAGGAGTTGTCAGGCAGTTTTAAAGAGCCAGAGAGTAAACATATTAAATCAACTACCAGACTTTCAGAGGTGTCCAAGGTTTCTAATGTTTTACCAATTGAAAAGCATGAGCCAGAGTCTGAAGATAAAATATCTAATGACACTATGAAGGAAGTAGGGACAGGGGTTGATTTAGGCTCTAAATCACACAGTGATACTGATGAACACAAATTACCTGAGGAGGAAGAAACAGCCACTAATGATACGGATGAACACAAATTACCTGAGGAGGAAGAAACAGCCACTAATGATACTGAGGATGAAGGAAGTGAGAAGAGAATAGGTGAATTGGAGAGTAAAGAATCCTCGAGTCAGATTTATCCTCATGAAGTTGCAACTCATACCCCTGAACCTAAATCAATCAAACAAGAGCATTTTGAAGATGAAGAGTCCATTGATGATGAATCAGATGTATCAAGTGAACatgatgatgaagaaactaattataataaCCCAAAACCAGAAAGGGAGCCTGAGCCTGAACCAAATCCAGAACTAGAGCGAGAAGAAGAGTTTGATAATATGAAAAAGGATGAGGAGAGTGAAGGGAAATTTTCTAGAGGTGCAAAAATTGCAGGAGGTGTTATTGGAGCCTTAATAGCAATTGGAGCAGCTGGTACCGGTTACCACTTCAAAACTAAAGG AAGGGTAGAAGGAGGagaaattgatgaaattgATTTTGACTATACCGAAGCGGGTGATTCTGATGAGGTGGAGACGGCAGTTTTGATTACGGAAGACGTTTGGGAGAATGAGGTTTAG